One window of the Perca fluviatilis chromosome 5, GENO_Pfluv_1.0, whole genome shotgun sequence genome contains the following:
- the rbm15 gene encoding RNA-binding protein 15, with product MKGKERSPIKKRSRALDDIRDRGGCHPTSKKMGALSVSSGSNNGNSSTKGDGGSTRRSLLGEKRDFDSHSRTGNNHSCQSAAASSLGKNHNLSLTLDLASPRTTSRGEQRVQPPSTESDYKTLKISDLGTQLSDEDIEDGLFHEFKKFGDVSVKISRSNDERIAFVNFRKPEDARAAKHARGRLVLYDRPLKIEAVYINRRRSRSPVERDLYGAAQSHRHLQRPLSPTGLGYRDYRLQQLALGRLPPPPPPPLPRELERDREFALFEARARPAFIAERAAFREEDFISPEDDQRANRTLFLGNLDITVTEADLRRAFDRFGVITEVDIKRPTRGQTSTYGFLKFENLDMAHRAKLSMSGKIVGHNAIKIGYGKATPSTRLWVGGLGPWVPVAALAREFDRFGTIRSIDYRKGDTWAYIQYESLDAAQAACTHMRGFPLGGPERRLRVDFADNEHRYQQQFLQPLPIPPFDMVAESFVHRATPEPLRVRERTPPSLHFRERELFPGTEWPNPAIRDRVRASPFEPLEHLERERRAQEPWSLERELQGREPARKRRVMEDGRHIDHSPDSTERTVRRRRASPDGSPGGSSRDGGRFSDSERPLRGERPSPAQERHNSLEKGGAERRLKSQSLSDKGPSSSSLSAVGERKRKAGDGGKGPAKRERSESSFKGGQPSKPDGTKLSLAWHGMLLLKNSNFPANMHLLEGDHSVASDLLVEGTTGRQVSELKITQRLRLDQPKLDEVSRRIKVAGPGGYAILLAVPGTTEDLSSSDPAASTQRPLRNLVSYLNQKQAAGVISLPVGGSRDKDNTGVLHAFPPCDFSQQFLDSSAKALAKSEEDYLVMIVVRGAS from the coding sequence ATGAAAGGTAAAGAGCGGTCGCCGATTAAAAAACGCTCTCGGGCCTTGGACGATATACGAGACAGGGGAGGATGCCATCCGACCAGCAAGAAAATGGGGGCTCTCTCTGTTTCCAGTGGGAGTAATAATGGAAATAGCTCGACCAAAGGCGACGGCGGCTCGACGAGAAGGAGTCTGCTCGGTGAAAAAAGAGATTTCGACAGTCATAGTCGGACTGGAAATAATCACAGTTGTCAGTCTGCTGCCGCTAGCTCACTCGGTAAAAACCACAACCTGAGCCTGACGCTGGATTTAGCCTCACCGAGGACCACTTCACGGGGGGAGCAGCGGGTGCAGCCGCCCAGCACCGAGAGTGATTACAAAACCCTCAAAATAAGCGACCTCGGCACCCAGCTGAGCGACGAAGACATAGAGGACGGACTCtttcatgaatttaaaaaattcGGAGATGTGAGCGTTAAGATAAGCCGTAGCAACGACGAGCGGATAGCGTTTGTGAATTTCAGGAAGCCGGAGGACGCCAGAGCTGCTAAGCACGCCAGGGGACGGTTAGTGCTGTACGACCGCCCGCTGAAAATTGAGGCAGTGTACATTAACAGGAGGAGAAGCCGCTCCCCTGTGGAGAGAGACTTGTATGGTGCAGCTCAAAGCCATAGACATTTGCAGAGACCCCTCTCGCCCACTGGGCTTGGATACAGAGACTACCGGCTGCAGCAGCTGGCCTTAGGTCGGCTCCCCCCTCCCCCGCCGCCCCCTTTGCCCAGAGAACTGGAGCGGGACAGGGAGTTTGCCCTGTTTGAAGCCAGGGCACGCCCAGCTTTCATTGCTGAGCGAGCAGCTTTTCGTGAGGAGGATTTTATATCTCCAGAAGATGACCAAAGAGCCAATAGGACGTTGTTTTTAGGCAATCTCGACATAACTGTGACAGAAGCAGACCTGAGGAGAGCTTTTGACAGGTTTGGGGTCATAACAGAAGTGGACATTAAGAGACCCACACGGGGACAGACCAGCACATATGGATTTCTGAAATTCGAGAATCTTGACATGGCTCACCGCGCAAAGCTAAGTATGTCTGGCAAAATAGTAGGCCACAACGCCATAAAGATAGGCTATGGGAAAGCAACTCCCAGCACACGCCTGTGGGTGGGTGGACTTGGACCCTGGGTTCCTGTGGCTGCCCTGGCAAGAGAGTTTGATCGCTTTGGCACTATAAGGAGCATTGACTACAGAAAAGGGGATACTTGGGCCTACATTCAGTATGAAAGTTTGGACGCTGCACAagcagcatgcacacacatgaggGGCTTCCCACTGGGAGGACCAGAGAGAAGACTTAGAGTGGACTTTGCTGACAATGAGCATCGTTACCAGCAGCAGTTCCTGCAGCCTCTCCCAATACCACCGTTTGACATGGTGGCTGAGTCATTTGTCCACCGTGCCACACCTGAACCTCTGAGGGTCAGGGAACGGACTCCACCGTCGCTTCACTTCAGGGAGAGAGAGCTCTTTCCTGGAACTGAGTGGCCCAACCCAGCTATTCGTGATCGGGTACGTGCCTCACCCTTTGAGCCTCTGGAGCACTTGGAACGTGAGCGGCGGGCACAAGAGCCCTGGTCTCTGGAACGAGAGCTGCAGGGACGAGAACCTGCACGCAAGCGGCGTGTAATGGAGGACGGACGACATATAGACCACTCCCCTGACAGCACTGAGAGGACAGTAAGGCGTAGACGTGCTTCTCCAGATGGCAGTCCTGGAGGTAGCAGCAGAGATGGAGGCCGCTTCAGTGACTCAGAGCGCCCTCTGCGAGGTGAGAGGCCCTCCCCTGCACAAGAACGTCACAACAGCCTGGAAAAAGGTGGGGCTGAACGAAGACTCAAAAGCCAGAGTCTCTCTGACAAGGGACCTTCTAGCAGCAGCCTTTCAGCAGTTGGAGAGCGTAAGCGCAAAGCAGGCGATGGTGGGAAGGGGCCAGCCAAGAGAGAACGTTCTGAGAGCAGTTTCAAGGGAGGCCAGCCGTCCAAACCAGATGGCACCAAACTCAGTCTGGCCTGGCATGGTATGCTGCTGCTTAAGAACAGCAACTTCCCAGCCAACATGCACCTGCTGGAGGGTGATCACAGCGTAGCCAGCGACCTGCTTGTTGAGGGCACAACAGGGAGGCAGGTGAGCGAGCTAAAGATCACCCAGCGTCTCCGTCTGGACCAGCCCAAGCTTGATGAGGTGTCCCGGCGCATCAAGGTGGCGGGTCCCGGTGGCTACGCCATCCTGCTGGCAGTTCCTGGGACCACAGAGGATTTATCTTCATCTGACCCTGCAGCCTCAACTCAGCGGCCGCTTCGCAACCTGGTGTCCTACCTCAACCAAAAACAAGCAGCTGGAGTCATCAGCCTGCCTGTGGGAGGGAGCCGAGATAAAGACAACACAGGAGTTCTTCATGCTTTCCCTCCCTGTGATTTCTCCCAGCAGTTTCTGGATTCCTCTGCCAAAGCTCTGGCTAAAAGTGAAGAGGACTATCTGGTCATGATTGTGGTTCGTGgagcatcttaa